ATAAGAAAAAGTATTCTGAAGCTACGCGCATCCGTAATCAAGTATATTAAAACGAGGATTATCACCATCTTTATTATGTACATTATTTAATCAATCTTAAACATAAGAGGGAATTTTGACTAATAGTTTTTAACTTAGAGCTTCTACATTCTAAATATAGTTTTGAAAGTGCATTAAGGAACTTAGATACGTAGAAAAGTTAATAAAAGTTTTGTTGAGAAATTCGGAGATGATGGAAGCCATTTGGACATCAATTTGTGATTATGGCGAGTTGAGATAAAGAGGAAACTTACTCGAAATAGTCTAATAGGAATATCTATGAAGCTGTTTAAAGTGACTACAGTGAACTCAATATACTTCCTTCAACACGACTCTGAATAGAGATCTCTTTAATCGATCATCAAGGTTTTTAAGATTAAACAATCAGCGTTTTTATACGGATGTGATCTTGCTGAAGATGCTTAAATAGTTACCGTTAGCCTTATTTGATAATAGACAGGAGGGGGGAAACTGGCGGCAAAAGTCTTGGTGTCTGTGTTTTACCCATTAGGGTAGGTCAATACTTCCGTTAAAATCGCAAATTTTCCGGAAATATTGACAGGTAAGGATTTTTATCATTATGATTTAATTGAATATCTTCTACCTTTTTTATAAGAGGTCAGTTAAATTTATTCTTCGTCCTAAAGGCGGAATCTCTGGATCGATCCTAAACATAGTAGTCTGTGTTAAGGATTTAATTATATCTTCATATTTCCACCAGTCTCTATTCTCCTTCCAAAAAACATCATCTATTATACCTTCGGTGTTAATATATCTGAAAAATTTATTTTTTATATCTTTATAGATTAATTTAATTGAATATTTGGTGTGGAACATGGTAAAAATAGCGTTACTTTTTAGTTTGATAAATACTACAATTATCTCATTATTTAAAAAGTAAAACATTAATTCTCGTTGTTCAGAAGAATACGTTTTAATGAACTCTTTACTATTTAAATATGGTTGCTCAGTATATATAAACAGTTCCCTTTTATCAATTTCTGGAAATTCGATTAAAAGTTTCTCATAATCCTCTGAATATATAATTATTGGTAAATTGTATTTTGCTAAAGATAATTTACAGATATTCTTATCTGCGAAAATAACGTAACGGGTTCCTTTTGCTATTTCATCAAATATTAATTGGTACATATCACCAATAATTACAATCCAAAAAGAGCTTATTATCCCATCAATACTTTGAACCTCATCAAATGATAAATGGAACTCATAATTATAATTAGTATTAATAACTGCAGGTCTAATAAGATCAAGTATTTCTAAAATATCATCTTCGGTAGGTTCATTCAGATCATTCATATTGGTTGGTTTAGCATTTCTTGTATTGTTAATTACCGTGTCAACTGGCTCAGTAGGGAAGCAATATTTAATGAAGAGTTTTCTCATAAAGGCAAAAAAATCTAATACAGTTTCTTTACTGCATTCAATAGAGTATAGGCCAGCTTCTGATAACAAGATTTCATCTGTTATTGACCCTATAGGGTATGATTTTAAAAGTTTTTTCAGTGAATTAACTAACATAATGAAGCGCTTATTTGGATTAAAATCTAAACCGTGTTTTATTAGTAATGATTGAACTAAATACTCCTCTTGTAGCAAATTTTCATTAAATAGGAGATCACTTCGTATATTCATAGCAAGTCTAGCAGTGCGGAATAACACCGTAGAGTTAAATATTACTTCCCAGTTCTCATCTTCTAGAAAGTCTATGATTAAATGAATTTTATGGGCAACATATGAATCTGTTTTTTTTAAATCTATAATTCTTTCTCTGAACTCTTCGGGATTGCTACTTTTTAAATAAGCAAATTGTGAATAATAGGATAAACATTCGTGAGTAATATCAGAAGCTTCTATAAGTCTTTTTGAAATTAAGTTTAATTTGTCCATATCTTGAAGCTTGAAATTTTCCAAACAATACTTTTTTCCCTCTTCAATAATGAAATTAAAGGCTCCAAAGCTTGTACCTCTTGCCAAGAACATATGAGATAATTCGTGTATGCTTAGTGAAAATAGTTCATCTGGGTTAGAATGATACTGATTTGACTCAATTTGAGTGAAGTTTTGGAAACTATATTGTGCAAGAAGATCTCTCATTATTGTGTACCTTTTAGCGTATCTGTTTTTCGAATACACCAAGCATTTTTCCCCAACTTTATAATTGTTAACAATACAGAAGATACAATCCCCGAAATCAGCCCTGATTCAATGCCGAACTTTGCAGACATTGACGCTGAAACAAGAGTAATAACAGTTTCATACTTTGTAACCAAAGAGGTTCTCTCTTTTGAATATTCTTTGTTACTTTTACAAATAAGTTTATATATTTCATCTTCTACATATTTAATAACATTCTTTTTTGAATTATTGAAATAAAGTTTCGTGGAATCCAAATCAGAAAAACTATTGAAAATCCTTAAAAGAATGCTGTGGAAGTCCTCTTCTGTAGAATAGGGGTTATCGAACGTTTCTAATAACTCAAGAATATGGAGCGGAGAAACCTTGATATCTTCTAATTCTTTTTGAATATTTCCTTTTAAAACTTCGAAATCATCATCTGTCATTTGCCAATTCATTTCTTTAAATCTCCTTTTCTAACGTTCAAAAGATGAAGTTTCATTCTACCATAACAAAAAAAAGGCAATTTTTGTAGTACAAAGAATATTATCTAAAAGTTTATTTATGGAGCAGTAACCCTCTGTTTTATGAACTTATAAAAAATCTGATTATTTACTTAATTTCCCCAACCAATTTCGATCAAACCTCTGATAGTATTAGGTTAACTAGTAACCACTCACATAGTTAAAAAAAAGTGCTGAATAGTTAACTACGAACAAAATTTCGGAAATGGCGATAATAGTGAATATAGAGGGATTAACAATCTCGAATCTCTATAATTTCCCTAATATCATCTATATCCAACGCTTCTGCAATCCGCTCAATATGGGCAAAATTGATATTCTCTCGTTTCCCAGACTGCAACTCACTTAACGCGGCGTGTCGGATATCAGACAACCTTGCCAGTTCACGCAACGAGATATTATGTTTTTCCGTGAGTTTATGAATATTGACGACGACTTTCTTAGCCATGAGTATCACTCCTAAAATTTCCATATGGACTTGACGTTACGCATGAGCGTACCATATACTTTTTGTATATACGGTACTCTTATGCGTACCAATTTTAGGAGTGGTGACATGACAAGTACCAACAGCGAAGACCTGTTTTCGCAGTACGCACAACTCATCCAAGAAGAAGACGATTACGTCGACCAACTAGTCACGTGCAACAAACTCATCCTAGACGCCATGGACATTATCGCCAAGCGAGCAGGGGTGCTACACATGGAGACAGTGAAACAGGCTGCATATCACCTTCATACGATGGAACAGGATCTGAACCGAAAGCTATTTAAAGTCCGACTGGAGAAGAGCATCTTGGCAAATCAAATGAGCCAGTCTACATAAACCACCTAACTAAAGGACAGTGCAGGATCACACAAGATGATCTTGAACTGTCTTTTTGTCTGTCCATCCAAACGTTTTTCGTTCTGAATTAAGCATTGACTTTCCCCACAAATCCCCCTACACTTCAATTATTAAAATACTTTTAAAAACATTCGTTGAATGGTTTGAAATGAACGAAAGGAGGCATATAACTTACCATGTTACCCACATCACACAACACCCAACAGGTGAAGCGGATCAACGTCGAACTGGTGAAGAATACACTGCGATCCATGGGCGTAGGCACCAAAGCTTCCATTGCGAACCTGACCAAACTTAGCGTGGCGACATGCGGTACGATCCTGAACGAATTACTCCAAACGGGTGAGATTATCGATCTTGGCCCGGATGAATCGAGTGGGGGAAGACCGGCGAGTCGATATCAATTCAATGCGGACTACGCCAGTGTGTTGTGCCTGATTATTCGAACGGAGGGCGGTATACACTCGATCACACATACATATGCCAATCTGAACGGAGAGATGGCGGATGAACAGACGCTCTTTATGGATGAGATTAATGTCACGGTAGTAGAAGATCTGATTGCAAACCTGATCGAACAACACCACAATGTGCAGGCCATCGGAATTGGCATACCTGGGGTGGCGCACAATGGCGTGATCGGCATTTGCGACGTACCGGAGTTGGCAGGTCAACCATTAGGGCCAAGGCTTAAGGAGCAGTATGAAGACGTGGAAGTGGTTATTGGCAACGACATGAACCTGACGGTCTATGGACTGTATAACCAGCAGCAATTTGAGGAAGAGAAGAACTTTGCGGTGGTGACTTTTCCGGAGAATCATTTTCCGGGTGCGGGCTTTATTATTGATGGTCGTCCGCTCACAGGGAATACGCAATTTGGGGGCGAGGTGTCCTTCTTACCTTTTGGCGTATCACGGGAAGAGCAGTTGCGAATGTTGAAAACGGTGGAAGGATTGCAGGAACTGGTTGTACAGACGCTAGTATCCATTATCGCGATTATTAACCCGGCTACGATTGTAGTCACAGGTGATACGATGGACCCGGCGATGAGTGATGGCCTGACGCAAGGTTGTCTGGGTCACCTGATCCCACAGGAGCATATGCCGGAGTTGATTATCCAAAGAGACACGCGGCGCGAATATGTGACTGGGCTGGTCGCGGTAACGCTAGAGAGCCTGACCTACCGTATTCAGGTGGTTGAGAAACAGTGGTAAAGGAACTGAACGTCAATCAGAAGGATGATCTCTCATCAGAACGGATAAGTTGTAGTAACCCTGTTATATAAAATGAACTATTTCATTAAACAGATAACGGAGAGGACAGAAAAAACCTGAAAAAGCGAAGCGGTCGCCTTTATCCCCGGATTTTCCCTTTGGAGAAGGGAATGGAAAAAAATCTGGGGATAACAGCGATTGGAAGGTTATTCTGTCATCGGAGTGTCCAAGTTAATGACCCTTGTTTCAACTTATATAGACACAATGGAGGAACTTATTTTGAATCAGCAAGCAGGTACGCAAGGCAACAAACGAAAGTTCAACAAGCTGTACGCCATGCAACTGGCAACGATCTTTCTGGGATTTATCGTATTTGGCATATCGGAAAATATTAAAGGGCCGGCCATTCCGCGCATTCAATTCGACTTTAATCTGGATGAGAAACAGCTCGGGACGTTACTGTCCCTAAACGCACTGGGTTATCTAATCGCTTGCTCCTTCACAGCTATTCTGGTTCGCAAATGGGGCATCAAGGCGGTTAGCATCATCTCGTTTGCCTCGATGATCCTCTCGGGTGTGTTCATTTATGTATCCCATACATATCCACTCTTTGCTTCATCGTACTTCTTCATGTACATCGGAAATGGCATGCTGGAGATTGCTTTGGCGATTCTGGGTGCGCGGATCTTTGTGAAAAATACAGGTACGATGATGAACCTGTCCCATTTCTTCTATGGGCTGAGTTCAACGGTAGCACCTTTGCTGGCGACGGGTGTCATGTCGTTGCGCGTGTTTGGACACGAGCTGGACTGGCGCGGCATGTATCTGGTGATGTTGTCACTCTGCCTGCTGCCGATTATTGCGGCACTGCGCAGCAAATTCCCGGGGGACGATCTTCCTCATGAAGATCGGACATCACTCAAGACGTTAACACGTGATCCTGCCCTTTGGCTGATGGTGCTCATTCTTTCTTTTGGCGTGGTATCGGAACTGGCGGTTGGGGGCTGGCTCGTTAACTTCCTGGAGAAAGCCTATACGTGGGACACGGTCAAAGCCTCCGGGTTATTATCTGCGTTCTTCCTCACGTTCTCGCTGGGACGCCTGCTGCTTGGACCATTGACGGACCGGATCGGATTTGTATTGTCACTGATTCTGTTCTCGGCTTTCTCGGGAGTATGTACGTTCGTGGCGCTTGCAGGGGGAGAGCGTCTTGCGATTTTCTTTGCGATATCTGGCGCGGGCATAGCGATGATCTATCCAACAGTTATGGCTTTTATCGCACGCAGATATCCAAACGGCAGTGACACCGCGATTACTTTCACGGTTACCCTGATGGGAGTTGGTAGTGTCATCGGTAACTATGTGATTGGTTGGGTGATTGAAGGTGTGAAGCATATGTATGGGGCAACCACTCAGTTAGGGCTGCTGCGCGGACTTCAGGCGGGATATGGATTCATTGGTTTATGTGCAGTGATCTGTGCGGTATCTGGCGTAGTGTTGTATGTGTATTTGAAGCGGAAGCAGGAACTGATTTAGTTATCATTCTAATGGATATGAATAGCGCAAGATGGTATGGGAATCCTCGTTTTGGCAAACGGGGATTCTTTTTTTATATGGATTTCAATGTATACAAACTTCATAAATTCATTCGTTTTTATACCAGTCCTTCTTTATTTGAGTCTTGTAGTATGACTTACATCGGGATAACAAAGGGGCAGAACGAATGAAGAAAACGATTATGTTAAGCTTATTCATAGTCATTACGGCTGGAATAATCTGGTGCATATGGGGCTTTGTTTGGTCAGGTCAGAATCAGCCTGCCTCTACAGCTGGCACCAGCGGCTGGCAGGGAAATAGGCTTATTGCGCATGCATTTGGTGGAGTCAACGGCGCTAGCTACACAAATTCTTATGAGGCATTTATAACCAATTACAATAGAGGGTACCGTTTGTTCGAGGTTGATCTTGTGCAGACGACGGACAGGGAGCTTGTAGCCAGAC
Above is a window of Paenibacillus sp. E222 DNA encoding:
- a CDS encoding ROK family protein; amino-acid sequence: MLPTSHNTQQVKRINVELVKNTLRSMGVGTKASIANLTKLSVATCGTILNELLQTGEIIDLGPDESSGGRPASRYQFNADYASVLCLIIRTEGGIHSITHTYANLNGEMADEQTLFMDEINVTVVEDLIANLIEQHHNVQAIGIGIPGVAHNGVIGICDVPELAGQPLGPRLKEQYEDVEVVIGNDMNLTVYGLYNQQQFEEEKNFAVVTFPENHFPGAGFIIDGRPLTGNTQFGGEVSFLPFGVSREEQLRMLKTVEGLQELVVQTLVSIIAIINPATIVVTGDTMDPAMSDGLTQGCLGHLIPQEHMPELIIQRDTRREYVTGLVAVTLESLTYRIQVVEKQW
- a CDS encoding helix-turn-helix transcriptional regulator, giving the protein MAKKVVVNIHKLTEKHNISLRELARLSDIRHAALSELQSGKRENINFAHIERIAEALDIDDIREIIEIRDC
- a CDS encoding sugar MFS transporter, whose product is MQLATIFLGFIVFGISENIKGPAIPRIQFDFNLDEKQLGTLLSLNALGYLIACSFTAILVRKWGIKAVSIISFASMILSGVFIYVSHTYPLFASSYFFMYIGNGMLEIALAILGARIFVKNTGTMMNLSHFFYGLSSTVAPLLATGVMSLRVFGHELDWRGMYLVMLSLCLLPIIAALRSKFPGDDLPHEDRTSLKTLTRDPALWLMVLILSFGVVSELAVGGWLVNFLEKAYTWDTVKASGLLSAFFLTFSLGRLLLGPLTDRIGFVLSLILFSAFSGVCTFVALAGGERLAIFFAISGAGIAMIYPTVMAFIARRYPNGSDTAITFTVTLMGVGSVIGNYVIGWVIEGVKHMYGATTQLGLLRGLQAGYGFIGLCAVICAVSGVVLYVYLKRKQELI